Proteins from one Penaeus vannamei isolate JL-2024 chromosome 8, ASM4276789v1, whole genome shotgun sequence genomic window:
- the LOC113811412 gene encoding mucin-7 produces the protein MGSRQSGHSTTGALCAAKPSQSHSLDASQPPDAAGAADQKELSETPDAASSGAGGEAPVDAAVRPGVPSVVVVEPTSRGIEEIHLEPQVCEIRVQPPTPTRTPSEAPSLETESRTAPSAPLLPDDTSSSASPATTSKPDPAPTGHTSNTDSTDSAERRPFRPSAPDLPSYEDAVIASLAPEAGGDSRTPKAPGAAKQPSALPRVRDVRVGVNLVRAAGKLLTFLATVDAHPALYSGPLVKAALRRYERLWLPLAAKGECEGAAPPLDVHWVWLVHMLAPQHYHQDCQAVAGTQVHHRLMTSKVGSSPFPGP, from the exons ATGGGGAGCCGCCAGTCCGGCCACAGCACCACGGGTGCATTATGCGCTGCCAAGCCTTCTCAGAGTCATTCCCTCGATGCCAGCCAACCCCCCGACGCGGCCGGCGCTGCCGACCAGAAGGAACTTTCAGAAACGCCGGATGCAGCTAGTAGCGGCGCTGGGGGCGAGGCCCCAGTTGATGCCGCCGTCAGGCCAGGGGTTCCCTCGGTCGTAGTTGTAGAGCCAACCTCTAGAGGTATAGAAGAAATACACTTAGAACCACAAGTCTGTGAAATTAGAGTGCAGCCGCCGACGCCGACCAGAACGCCTTCAGAAGCCCCTTCGTTGGAGACGGAGTCCAGAACGGCGCCCAGCGCACCCCTGCTCCCCGACGACACATCTAGCAGCGCGTCTCCTGCCACGACGTCGAAGCCGGACCCGGCGCCGACAGGCCACACATCGAACACCGACAGCACCGACTCGGCGGAAAGACGCCCCTTCCGGCCGTCGGCACCGGATCTCCCGTCTTACGAAGATGCTGTCATCGCCTCGTTGGCGCCCGAAGCCGGGGGCGACTCCCGCACCCCAAAGGCCCCCGGTGCCGCCAAGCAGCCGTCGGCGCTTCCACGGGTGCGAgatgtgcgtgtgggcgtgaacCTTGTCCGTGCAGCGGGCAAGTTGCTGACTTTCTTGGCCACCGTGGATGCTCACCCCGCCTTGTACAGCGGGCCTTTGGTGAAGGCAGCGCTGCGCAG GTACGAGCGACTCTGGCTGCCTCTGGCCGCGAAAGGGGAATGCGAGGGTGCGGCGCCCCCTCTCGACGTACACTGGGTGTGGCTGGTGCACATGCTGGCCCCTCAGCATTATCACCAAGACTGTCAGGCTGTGGCCGGAACACAGGTCCACCATCGACTCATGACGTCCAAGGTAGGAAGCTCACCTTTCCCCGGGCCTTAG